A window of the Eubacterium sp. 1001713B170207_170306_E7 genome harbors these coding sequences:
- a CDS encoding DUF3991 and TOPRIM domain-containing protein: MYSDDQITFVNQINILDYARAIGLELDYRPKHVLVRGIDSLELTLDGREWHYHYSSIGGGIVQFVTWLQDISWKEAMQQLLDYGRYGTPEQIRILACPIAAKPVTKEKEAPAPFVLPERKKPYRNLFAYLIKTRKISQPVVQYFIEQKKLYMDKHNNCVFLSLNEQGQPVSAFLRGTYDREGKDHFKFIVPGSDERYGFTKEGSNHRLLIFEACIDLMSYMTIKNRQNPSYLYNTQDHFIATNGHKYEPILTYLRAHSEIDQIIFCVDNDARNTMGIIPSEKFMERTKVMVKQAFPERFQEGDHFYKRLPELKDWNDDLRQMTERQEKYKRQKNQNALCR; encoded by the coding sequence ATGTACAGTGATGATCAAATCACCTTTGTGAATCAAATCAACATCCTTGACTACGCCCGGGCAATCGGTCTTGAACTGGATTATCGACCGAAGCATGTTTTAGTCAGAGGAATCGACAGCCTTGAATTGACCCTTGACGGCAGAGAATGGCATTACCATTACAGCAGTATCGGTGGCGGAATTGTCCAGTTCGTCACCTGGCTTCAGGATATCAGCTGGAAGGAAGCCATGCAGCAGCTCTTAGATTATGGCCGTTACGGCACGCCTGAACAAATCAGGATACTAGCGTGTCCGATAGCGGCTAAGCCGGTTACAAAAGAAAAAGAAGCGCCTGCGCCATTTGTGCTTCCTGAAAGAAAGAAGCCCTACCGGAACCTTTTTGCTTACCTGATTAAAACCCGCAAGATCAGCCAGCCCGTCGTTCAGTATTTTATCGAGCAGAAGAAGCTCTACATGGATAAACACAATAACTGCGTCTTCCTAAGCCTTAATGAACAGGGACAGCCCGTCTCTGCCTTTCTGCGCGGTACTTATGACCGTGAGGGAAAGGACCATTTTAAGTTCATTGTGCCCGGAAGCGATGAACGGTATGGCTTTACCAAAGAAGGTAGCAATCACCGTCTGCTTATTTTCGAGGCCTGCATTGACCTCATGTCCTACATGACCATTAAAAACAGGCAAAATCCATCTTATCTTTATAATACCCAGGATCATTTCATCGCGACCAATGGCCACAAGTATGAACCGATTCTGACCTATCTGCGCGCACACTCCGAGATCGACCAGATCATATTCTGTGTGGATAACGATGCGCGCAACACCATGGGCATCATCCCGTCTGAGAAGTTTATGGAAAGGACAAAAGTCATGGTCAAGCAGGCCTTCCCAGAGCGCTTTCAGGAAGGTGATCATTTTTACAAGCGCCTTCCTGAACTCAAAGACTGGAATGATGACCTGAGACAAATGACCGAAAGGCAGGAAAAATACAAGCGACAAAAGAATCAAAATGCCTTGTGCCGCTGA
- a CDS encoding LPXTG cell wall anchor domain-containing protein has product MSLKLKKAMVVWMALLMLFYCAGFTAEGPVKAKEQNSHPVQTEATEEESGGQKEAEVTPPLTPEEEGVLETNGIQPTEDTGSVDASGNYILGETASGGTVTCSTSLRTLVSRSFGDEPYYKKFQRAAGWDDGVIYSSDFASPDGTDIITTTTPIIRISDNGVDQIAYCADPSLNIPSEVVGPNGLVTYNRESWNVQNWRIRNVMWHGFHDGQNGEYYVQTWAAIRVIAGIGAYTNYYMTDPTVANLVNTLSYQNPNNWDASWSIVPEREEAIWNAGTKRQETGWFQTYCNNIADHGTYTVTLPSGVHALLRNTSGQVYSDVTDQFTVYDDDDFMLYASGSYQGEVTANIIPTTIKRHSSDVGIPDACVIYAPDVPDTQRLFVSLAVGQSPLSGSFRANFTGATGDAQLQKTDNRTKEKLAGATFGLYDTKDNLLKQGVTDENGRWEVSDLVFGDYYFMEIAAPKGYELDQTKLPFTIDGIRDVVTVSKTNEPKKSPFNFKKLDAETKQPLKGVTFVLYSCDKNHTHNELQSDKVTTCWTMVQGTRISGSDGAVDFGNLYAGEYQLVETKTVPGYEKPTGQWRVTIDPEASEPVKVSIKGNAPAFSKDNSTLTVMNSKNHKLPFTGGTGDHRTALMLIGIVLILAGAGAALVFKKRNTYKKTNQK; this is encoded by the coding sequence ATGAGCCTAAAACTTAAAAAAGCGATGGTCGTTTGGATGGCGCTGCTGATGTTATTCTACTGCGCCGGTTTTACAGCCGAAGGCCCGGTAAAAGCCAAAGAACAAAACAGCCATCCGGTACAAACCGAAGCCACTGAAGAGGAGTCGGGAGGACAAAAAGAGGCTGAGGTGACACCACCTTTGACGCCGGAGGAAGAAGGCGTACTTGAGACCAATGGGATACAGCCCACAGAGGATACCGGCAGCGTTGATGCTTCCGGCAACTACATTCTCGGGGAAACCGCAAGCGGCGGAACCGTGACCTGTTCTACGAGTCTCAGGACATTGGTAAGCCGAAGCTTTGGGGATGAACCCTACTACAAAAAATTTCAGCGTGCCGCAGGCTGGGATGATGGGGTCATCTACAGTTCAGACTTTGCCAGCCCCGACGGAACGGACATTATTACCACGACCACGCCCATTATCCGAATATCCGATAACGGCGTGGATCAGATCGCCTACTGCGCCGATCCATCCCTCAACATTCCCTCAGAAGTCGTCGGCCCCAACGGTCTGGTCACCTACAACCGGGAAAGCTGGAACGTGCAGAACTGGCGCATTCGAAATGTTATGTGGCACGGCTTCCATGATGGTCAGAACGGCGAGTATTATGTTCAAACCTGGGCGGCCATCCGTGTCATTGCGGGGATTGGGGCCTATACGAATTATTATATGACCGATCCCACGGTTGCCAACCTTGTAAACACCCTCAGCTATCAAAACCCAAATAACTGGGATGCCAGCTGGAGCATTGTTCCGGAACGCGAGGAAGCGATCTGGAACGCAGGTACCAAACGTCAGGAAACCGGCTGGTTTCAGACCTACTGTAACAATATCGCTGATCATGGCACTTATACGGTCACTTTGCCGAGTGGTGTTCATGCGCTGCTGCGAAACACCAGCGGACAGGTTTACAGTGATGTAACAGACCAGTTTACCGTTTATGATGACGACGATTTTATGCTATACGCAAGCGGCAGTTATCAAGGCGAAGTCACGGCAAACATTATCCCGACAACCATCAAGCGGCACAGCAGTGATGTGGGAATCCCAGACGCCTGTGTCATTTACGCGCCGGACGTCCCGGACACCCAGAGACTTTTCGTCTCCCTTGCCGTCGGTCAAAGTCCGTTAAGCGGCAGCTTCCGGGCAAACTTTACCGGAGCAACCGGAGACGCACAATTACAGAAAACAGATAACCGCACCAAAGAAAAACTGGCCGGAGCGACCTTTGGCCTGTACGATACGAAAGATAACCTTTTGAAGCAAGGCGTGACTGATGAAAACGGGAGATGGGAGGTCAGTGATTTAGTCTTTGGAGATTATTACTTTATGGAGATCGCCGCCCCAAAAGGCTATGAACTGGATCAAACAAAACTGCCCTTTACCATTGACGGCATCCGGGATGTGGTGACCGTCTCTAAAACCAATGAGCCGAAAAAGAGCCCCTTTAACTTTAAAAAACTGGACGCGGAAACCAAACAGCCCTTAAAAGGCGTCACTTTTGTGTTGTACAGCTGTGATAAAAACCATACACACAATGAATTGCAATCCGATAAGGTGACCACCTGCTGGACCATGGTTCAGGGCACACGAATCAGCGGGAGTGACGGAGCGGTCGATTTTGGAAACCTGTATGCCGGAGAATACCAGCTGGTCGAAACGAAAACCGTTCCCGGATACGAAAAGCCTACCGGACAATGGCGCGTGACCATTGATCCTGAAGCGTCCGAACCGGTAAAAGTAAGCATTAAGGGCAATGCGCCCGCCTTCTCCAAGGACAACAGCACCTTGACGGTCATGAACAGCAAGAACCACAAGCTGCCCTTTACCGGCGGTACCGGAGATCATCGAACCGCGTTAATGCTCATCGGCATTGTGCTCATCCTTGCAGGTGCAGGTGCTGCCCTGGTATTCAAAAAGCGAAACACCTATAAAAAGACAAACCAAAAGTGA
- a CDS encoding SpaH/EbpB family LPXTG-anchored major pilin, with the protein MNLKNNQWIKKLGGIALSLAVLCTSCTPTFAATGSPDTSVERSLTIHKYRMEDMSHSTTEGTGQQTDVVPADAVPLPGIAFKVTKMQDTDNTKVDTTWNIQTVMTGTDGSVTISGNSNLPMGVYKVEEQTNPAIAIKADPCLVSVPLTNPTGDGWIYNVHVFPKNKIKPGPEIDKFVTELENKHDTADISQSVKWIIETTLPDDVATCKDYTVTDTIDTRLDYVPGSLKLYRVDTEKNRVLMTPDCYTVTEPNTANSQTLTVQLTAIGKQTAAKSLPNKEDISATLNIEFNTLVNKNVEGSLGQPIPNGATIYYTNNLDIVFEPQSVKEKPEVHTGGVNLLKVDSEDNTVKLQGAKFKVYRTEADAKKNINAVKDPENNRLEWEVTTDANGIAHFWGLAYGQKGQDAYYGDSTNYWIVETQAPTDNEGKTYNLLKYPVKVTVNSNSHNEANKIMIENIKHYDLPYTGGMGDRTPLYIGAALILLAGGATVILIRRHRQEKQR; encoded by the coding sequence ATGAACTTAAAAAATAACCAATGGATCAAGAAACTTGGCGGCATTGCCCTGTCATTGGCCGTCTTGTGTACAAGCTGTACGCCGACATTTGCGGCCACCGGATCACCCGATACGTCAGTGGAACGAAGCCTGACCATTCATAAATACCGGATGGAGGATATGAGCCATTCGACCACCGAAGGCACCGGTCAGCAGACCGATGTTGTTCCGGCCGATGCGGTTCCGCTTCCGGGCATCGCGTTTAAAGTGACCAAAATGCAGGATACCGACAACACGAAGGTAGATACCACCTGGAATATCCAAACCGTGATGACTGGCACAGACGGTTCGGTCACCATCAGCGGCAACAGTAACCTGCCCATGGGGGTCTACAAAGTGGAAGAACAAACAAACCCGGCCATCGCCATCAAAGCCGACCCGTGTTTGGTATCTGTTCCCCTCACCAACCCCACCGGCGACGGTTGGATCTACAACGTCCACGTGTTCCCGAAAAATAAAATTAAGCCGGGGCCAGAAATTGATAAATTTGTGACCGAGCTGGAAAACAAACATGACACCGCGGATATTTCACAGAGTGTGAAGTGGATTATCGAAACCACGCTGCCAGATGACGTGGCAACCTGTAAAGACTACACGGTCACCGATACCATCGACACCCGATTAGATTATGTTCCCGGAAGTTTGAAGCTTTACCGCGTAGATACCGAAAAGAACCGCGTGCTCATGACACCAGATTGCTACACCGTGACAGAACCAAATACGGCCAACAGCCAAACGCTCACCGTTCAGCTCACCGCCATCGGCAAGCAAACCGCCGCCAAATCTTTGCCCAACAAAGAAGACATCTCCGCGACACTGAATATTGAGTTCAATACCCTAGTGAACAAAAACGTCGAGGGCAGTCTGGGACAACCGATTCCAAATGGTGCGACCATTTATTATACGAACAACCTGGACATCGTCTTTGAGCCGCAGTCCGTCAAGGAGAAACCCGAAGTCCATACCGGCGGTGTCAACCTGTTAAAGGTCGATTCCGAAGACAACACCGTCAAGCTTCAGGGCGCTAAGTTTAAAGTCTACCGCACCGAAGCCGATGCGAAGAAAAACATCAACGCGGTCAAGGACCCGGAAAACAACCGACTCGAATGGGAAGTAACCACCGATGCAAACGGCATCGCGCACTTCTGGGGCCTGGCCTATGGACAGAAGGGGCAGGACGCCTACTATGGCGACAGTACCAACTACTGGATCGTGGAAACACAGGCCCCAACGGACAATGAAGGTAAGACTTATAATCTGCTCAAATACCCGGTCAAGGTGACTGTGAACAGCAACTCCCACAATGAAGCCAATAAAATAATGATTGAGAATATTAAACATTACGACCTGCCCTATACCGGCGGTATGGGAGACCGGACACCACTTTATATTGGAGCGGCCTTAATCCTTTTGGCAGGCGGAGCCACCGTGATCCTTATCCGCAGACACCGCCAGGAAAAACAACGCTAA
- a CDS encoding class C sortase, producing the protein MKRFFACLFVFILFLMGIGCLFFTDVVYFLAAQRQGKVIEDYQMSTEAMNIQRLEIEYQKAVSYNTQLNAGIPDDPFSGNQPDNADPYRTILNINNTMGTLEIPKIQVNLPIYHGTDDKALSEGVGHLKGTSLPVGGASTHAVLTGHRGYSGAKLFTDLDKLLMGDRFYLHVLDQTLTYEVDQILTVEPDQTEALKADPEQDYLTLLTCTPYQINSHRLLVRGRRVTETPRMPPTEEEEPLPTKGLILSFVTLEAVAVLIWYVKIKRRRK; encoded by the coding sequence ATGAAACGGTTTTTCGCCTGTCTGTTCGTGTTTATCCTGTTTTTGATGGGAATCGGCTGTCTCTTCTTTACCGACGTCGTTTATTTTCTGGCCGCCCAAAGACAAGGAAAAGTCATTGAAGATTATCAAATGAGTACGGAAGCAATGAACATCCAGCGTCTGGAGATCGAGTATCAGAAGGCCGTCAGTTATAACACACAGCTAAATGCGGGTATTCCTGACGATCCTTTTTCTGGAAATCAGCCAGACAATGCGGATCCTTACCGTACAATTTTAAACATCAACAACACCATGGGAACCTTGGAAATCCCAAAGATACAAGTCAATCTGCCCATCTATCACGGGACCGACGATAAAGCCCTGTCTGAAGGTGTTGGACATTTGAAGGGTACTTCCCTTCCTGTGGGCGGAGCCAGTACCCACGCCGTTTTGACCGGCCACCGCGGTTACTCCGGAGCAAAGCTTTTTACCGATTTGGACAAGCTTCTAATGGGGGATCGTTTTTACCTGCATGTTTTAGATCAGACCCTGACCTATGAAGTGGATCAGATTTTGACGGTTGAACCCGACCAGACCGAAGCATTAAAAGCCGACCCGGAACAGGATTATTTGACCCTGCTGACCTGCACCCCGTACCAGATCAACAGCCATCGGCTGTTGGTACGCGGCAGGCGGGTCACTGAAACACCCAGGATGCCGCCAACAGAAGAAGAGGAACCGCTCCCGACCAAAGGATTGATCCTTTCTTTTGTAACCCTGGAAGCAGTGGCGGTGTTGATCTGGTATGTCAAAATAAAAAGAAGGAGAAAGTAA
- a CDS encoding DUF3786 domain-containing protein: protein MASNYEKMKRQMQGEFLKYNQEDMIKRFNIDANERYLTVDFMGGICRIGRKTGFVECSHMEIDGFREANYNEAMTIYDLLCWSKPDAVPSGQFVNMQSISKLHSTMPDSGSGFFHQEVKLFDHRETMLREVLEKLGGRIVDGGDLAAQIPVFCGLDLLFRFWNSDDEFAPEIQFFWDANVLSFMHYETVWFANHVLIRRIREMMEKQMS from the coding sequence ATGGCATCGAATTATGAAAAAATGAAGCGGCAAATGCAGGGAGAATTTTTGAAATACAACCAAGAGGATATGATAAAGCGCTTTAACATAGACGCTAATGAAAGGTATTTGACGGTTGACTTTATGGGGGGAATTTGCCGAATAGGCCGAAAAACCGGCTTTGTAGAATGTAGCCATATGGAAATCGATGGGTTCAGAGAAGCAAATTATAATGAAGCAATGACGATATATGATCTTCTGTGCTGGTCAAAGCCAGATGCCGTGCCATCTGGACAGTTTGTGAATATGCAAAGTATTTCGAAATTACACAGCACGATGCCTGATTCTGGTTCCGGTTTTTTCCATCAGGAAGTGAAACTGTTTGACCATCGAGAGACTATGCTGCGTGAAGTGCTGGAGAAACTGGGAGGAAGGATTGTTGACGGTGGTGATCTGGCGGCACAAATTCCCGTGTTTTGTGGATTGGACCTTCTGTTTCGTTTCTGGAACTCAGATGATGAATTTGCACCAGAGATCCAATTTTTCTGGGATGCAAATGTATTGTCTTTTATGCACTATGAAACCGTATGGTTTGCGAATCATGTTCTCATTCGCCGCATTCGTGAAATGATGGAAAAACAGATGTCTTAA
- a CDS encoding MmcQ/YjbR family DNA-binding protein codes for MDRAALIQFIAEQYSAHEENPWKRYPNYAVFRHKSNQKWFALMMNISKNKLGLPSDEMIDVLNVKCDPMLISTLRNEQGVYPAYHMNKENWLTLALDGSIKDDQLKWLLDQSFELTASKKKQK; via the coding sequence ATGGATAGAGCGGCGTTAATACAGTTTATAGCAGAACAATACAGCGCACATGAAGAAAATCCCTGGAAGAGGTATCCCAATTATGCCGTGTTCAGACATAAGAGCAATCAAAAATGGTTTGCCCTTATGATGAATATTTCTAAAAACAAGTTAGGCTTACCTAGTGATGAGATGATCGATGTGTTGAACGTCAAGTGTGATCCGATGCTTATCAGTACACTCAGAAATGAACAAGGAGTCTATCCCGCATATCATATGAACAAAGAAAACTGGTTAACACTGGCTTTGGATGGCAGTATCAAAGACGATCAATTAAAATGGCTACTCGATCAGAGTTTTGAGTTAACGGCGTCAAAGAAAAAACAGAAGTAG
- a CDS encoding Bro-N domain-containing protein, which produces MENIQLFENSIIRTAWDEEKEEWYFSIIDVIAVLTEVENPRRYWSDLKRKLKSEGAIQLYENIVQLKMKANDGKMRQTDVADTEQLLRIIQSIPSPKAEPFKVWLARVGSERIEETIDPELTIDRALETYLKKGYSREWINQRLQAIQVRKELTDEWDNRGVKKGMEYAILTDEITKAWSGMRTRHYKDFKGLKKENLRDNMSTLELVLNMLAEATTTELSKAKKPEAFEENRQVAKEGGAIAGDARKAIEASSGRPVITSQNAVDFTQVLNEVINALPDVEATDQEEPGVKKKSPDN; this is translated from the coding sequence ATGGAAAACATACAGCTATTTGAAAACAGTATCATCCGCACTGCATGGGATGAAGAAAAAGAAGAGTGGTACTTCTCAATTATTGATGTCATCGCTGTTTTAACAGAGGTCGAAAATCCCAGGCGTTATTGGAGTGATTTAAAAAGAAAGCTGAAATCAGAAGGGGCGATTCAACTGTACGAAAATATCGTACAGTTGAAAATGAAGGCCAACGATGGAAAAATGCGACAGACCGATGTAGCGGATACCGAACAGTTGCTGCGCATTATTCAGTCCATTCCATCCCCAAAAGCAGAACCCTTTAAAGTCTGGCTGGCGCGTGTGGGAAGTGAGCGGATTGAAGAAACCATCGATCCCGAGCTGACCATTGACCGAGCCCTTGAAACCTACCTTAAAAAAGGTTATAGCCGGGAATGGATCAATCAGCGATTGCAGGCCATTCAGGTGCGCAAGGAGCTGACCGATGAGTGGGATAACCGTGGTGTAAAGAAAGGTATGGAGTACGCCATTTTGACAGATGAGATTACAAAAGCCTGGTCTGGGATGCGTACACGGCACTATAAAGATTTTAAAGGTCTGAAAAAAGAAAACCTCAGAGACAACATGAGTACCCTCGAACTGGTCTTAAACATGTTGGCCGAAGCCACAACCACGGAGTTATCCAAGGCTAAAAAACCCGAAGCTTTTGAAGAAAACCGTCAAGTCGCCAAAGAAGGCGGCGCCATTGCCGGGGATGCCCGAAAGGCCATCGAAGCCAGCAGTGGAAGACCAGTGATCACCTCCCAAAATGCTGTTGATTTTACACAGGTACTCAACGAAGTGATAAACGCTTTACCAGATGTGGAAGCAACCGATCAGGAGGAACCCGGTGTCAAGAAAAAATCACCAGACAATTGA
- a CDS encoding transposase: MSRKNHQTIDGRLLRTDKRISHLKQKQIEKINAWLYEAYRIQYQTLKQAPDKRHNRAIVNAAYDKIQAADIWIPYEEVWTYYLKKKSKFEKRMENEQNRILKETD; the protein is encoded by the coding sequence GTGTCAAGAAAAAATCACCAGACAATTGATGGCAGGCTGCTCCGAACCGATAAACGCATCAGCCATTTAAAACAAAAACAGATTGAGAAGATCAACGCCTGGCTTTATGAAGCTTATCGGATACAATATCAAACCCTAAAGCAGGCACCAGACAAGCGCCACAATCGGGCGATTGTCAATGCAGCCTATGATAAAATCCAAGCAGCGGATATCTGGATACCCTATGAAGAAGTCTGGACGTATTACCTGAAAAAGAAAAGTAAGTTTGAAAAGCGCATGGAAAATGAACAAAACAGAATATTGAAAGAAACAGATTAG
- a CDS encoding AAA family ATPase, whose protein sequence is MKEAKTIAICNQKGGVAKTNVTVNLGIGLANQGKKVLTLDTDPQGDLTTSLGWRDTEKLDITMASLMKETILDEPIHTREGILHHPEGIDLIPADLELSAMEMTLVTAMSREYVLKRIVQELKKDYDYILIDTMPSLGMITINALAAADSVIIPVQAHYLPAKGMTQLIKTIGKVQRQINPALTIEGVILTMADVRTNMTKTVAETIQEQYGSALKIYRNVIPFAIAAAETSAEGKSIYTHAKGSKVAKAYEAFTKEVLQNAEKQRTQARSAQCR, encoded by the coding sequence ATGAAAGAAGCAAAGACGATTGCAATCTGCAATCAAAAAGGGGGCGTCGCCAAGACCAACGTGACCGTCAACCTTGGTATTGGCCTTGCTAATCAGGGAAAAAAGGTGCTTACCCTGGATACAGACCCCCAAGGGGATTTAACCACCTCACTCGGCTGGCGCGATACGGAAAAGCTCGATATTACAATGGCTTCACTGATGAAAGAAACGATTCTGGATGAACCCATCCATACCCGAGAAGGTATTTTACACCATCCAGAAGGCATTGATCTTATTCCAGCAGACTTAGAGCTTTCAGCCATGGAAATGACCCTGGTTACCGCGATGAGCCGGGAGTATGTTTTAAAGCGCATTGTGCAGGAGTTGAAAAAGGATTATGACTATATCCTGATTGACACCATGCCCAGTCTGGGGATGATTACCATCAACGCATTGGCCGCCGCTGACAGCGTCATTATTCCCGTTCAGGCCCATTACTTACCGGCAAAGGGCATGACGCAGTTAATTAAGACCATCGGAAAAGTACAACGTCAGATCAATCCAGCATTGACCATTGAAGGGGTTATTTTAACCATGGCTGATGTCCGCACCAATATGACCAAAACCGTCGCAGAAACGATCCAGGAACAATATGGCAGTGCCTTGAAAATCTACCGAAACGTCATACCATTCGCCATTGCGGCGGCGGAAACCAGTGCGGAAGGCAAGAGCATTTATACCCACGCCAAAGGCAGTAAAGTTGCCAAAGCCTACGAAGCATTCACAAAGGAGGTGCTGCAAAATGCCGAAAAGCAAAGAACTCAAGCTCGATCTGCCCAGTGTCGATGA
- a CDS encoding ParB/RepB/Spo0J family partition protein, giving the protein MPKSKELKLDLPSVDELFTTEEERLDANREKVQEIPLDQIEDFPNHPFKIKEDEAMREMAESIKEYGVLVPALVRQKANGRYEMVAGHRRKCASRLAGMKEIPCIVRNLTDDEATIIMVDSNLQREEILPSERAFAYKMKMGAMNRQGMRTDLTSATELQKLRGKTSRDQIAEENKQSHETIRKYIRLTELIRPLLDMVDEKKIVLMTAVTLSYLNKDEQEQLLDAMQYEDCTPSLAQATKIKQFSQENKLSEAVILSILQEEKPNQVEKIKIPKERISKFFPKGTPEKKMEETIVKALELYQKRERQKQSAR; this is encoded by the coding sequence ATGCCGAAAAGCAAAGAACTCAAGCTCGATCTGCCCAGTGTCGATGAGCTGTTTACCACCGAAGAAGAACGACTGGACGCAAACCGGGAAAAGGTACAGGAGATCCCACTTGATCAGATTGAGGACTTTCCAAACCATCCATTTAAAATCAAGGAGGACGAAGCCATGAGGGAAATGGCCGAGAGCATCAAGGAGTATGGTGTTTTAGTACCAGCACTGGTCCGTCAGAAAGCAAATGGCCGCTATGAGATGGTGGCCGGGCATCGAAGGAAGTGTGCAAGCCGGTTAGCTGGGATGAAGGAAATCCCCTGTATTGTCAGGAATCTTACGGATGATGAGGCTACAATCATTATGGTAGATAGCAACTTACAACGCGAAGAAATTCTACCTTCTGAGCGTGCTTTTGCCTATAAAATGAAAATGGGAGCAATGAATCGACAAGGAATGCGCACAGATTTAACTTCTGCAACTGAGTTGCAGAAGTTAAGAGGCAAAACATCAAGAGATCAAATAGCAGAGGAAAATAAGCAAAGCCATGAAACTATACGTAAATATATACGCCTCACTGAGTTAATAAGACCACTTCTTGATATGGTCGATGAAAAAAAGATTGTGTTAATGACAGCAGTTACTTTATCTTATTTAAACAAAGACGAACAGGAACAGCTTCTGGACGCCATGCAATATGAGGATTGTACCCCCTCACTGGCTCAGGCAACTAAAATCAAGCAGTTTTCCCAGGAAAATAAGCTGAGCGAAGCGGTCATTCTCTCCATTCTACAAGAAGAAAAGCCCAACCAGGTGGAGAAAATCAAAATCCCGAAGGAACGGATCAGCAAATTCTTTCCAAAAGGAACACCTGAGAAGAAAATGGAAGAAACCATTGTGAAAGCCTTAGAGCTATACCAAAAGCGCGAACGGCAGAAACAATCGGCAAGGTAG
- a CDS encoding YodL domain-containing protein, producing the protein MKKPKPIPHMIPFVDIHALDLFEIPDGESIIIVPMTGCPVTYPCYFVDHRHFKLQDTVWHPIEFARQMVRLGNRYRPENPGLSDVLDYYEVYQIPDRQNTDYGFGPLEQFLTRFKHEDYVKCYQGMLAPVTELLDLYKFHNRNDRPFQDQTHPLCMGDIIVTHREGKVQAFYVDAEGFPEVPQFLKRPVR; encoded by the coding sequence ATGAAGAAACCCAAGCCAATCCCCCACATGATCCCGTTTGTTGATATCCACGCGCTGGATCTGTTTGAAATCCCCGACGGTGAAAGCATTATCATTGTCCCAATGACGGGGTGTCCGGTGACTTATCCCTGTTACTTCGTCGATCACAGACATTTTAAGCTGCAGGATACCGTTTGGCACCCCATTGAGTTTGCCCGGCAGATGGTCCGTTTGGGGAACCGCTACCGGCCCGAAAACCCTGGGCTTTCCGATGTGCTGGATTATTATGAAGTCTATCAGATTCCAGACCGTCAGAACACCGACTACGGATTTGGGCCGCTTGAGCAGTTTCTCACCCGCTTTAAACATGAGGACTACGTGAAGTGTTACCAGGGGATGCTGGCGCCGGTGACCGAACTGCTCGACCTGTACAAATTTCACAACCGAAATGACCGGCCATTTCAGGATCAGACGCACCCTTTGTGTATGGGTGATATTATCGTCACGCATCGGGAAGGAAAAGTTCAGGCCTTTTACGTGGACGCTGAAGGCTTCCCGGAGGTTCCGCAGTTTCTTAAGCGGCCCGTAAGGTAG